In Miscanthus floridulus cultivar M001 chromosome 5, ASM1932011v1, whole genome shotgun sequence, one genomic interval encodes:
- the LOC136450218 gene encoding uncharacterized protein isoform X1 has protein sequence MMSSEELRASFSDLVVCSPTRTEGKTYSSGDLSSEEGVQVTSFTEDLHDVTLHFQIMRFSKQIYVWIGCNTTKFGHLYAAATTRPDNRVSVTSVLGGTFDNTGSSMARRLVLKTGLNIVLACNIPKDSPILEAAAERKLVEKLKGLGYIKTAAAEANTSTAQ, from the exons ATGATGTCCTCAGAGGAGCTGAGGGCAAGCTTTTCAGATTTGGTGGTGTGTTCACCAACCCGGACAGAGGGCAAAACTTATTCTTCAGGTGATTTGTCGTCTGAGGAGGGCGTACAAGTCACTAGTTTCACAGAGGATCTTCATGATGTAACACTTCATTTTCAGATAATGAGGTTTTCTAAACAG ATCTATGTGTGGATTGGATGCAACACAACAAAGTTTGGCCATTTATATGCTGCTGCAACCACTAGGCCG GATAACAGAGTGAGTGTTACCTCTGTACTGGGAGGAACATTTGATAACACCGGATCAAGTATGGCTCGCCGTCTAG TGCTGAAGACCGGTCTGAACATAGTCCTGGCATGCAACATCCCAAAAGACAGCCCCATTCTTGAG GCTGCTGCGGAGAGGAAGCTGGTGGAGAAGCTGAAAGGTTTGGGCTACATTAAAACTGCAGCTGCGGAGGCCAACACTTCCACGGCACAATGA
- the LOC136450218 gene encoding uncharacterized protein isoform X2, translated as MMSSEELRASFSDLVVCSPTRTEGKTYSSGDLSSEEGVQVTSFTEDLHDVTLHFQIMRFSKQIYVWIGCNTTKFGHLYAAATTRPDNRVSVTSVLGGTFDNTGSSMARRLVLKTGLNIVLACNIPKDSPILEVLTVTGCCGEEAGGEAERFGLH; from the exons ATGATGTCCTCAGAGGAGCTGAGGGCAAGCTTTTCAGATTTGGTGGTGTGTTCACCAACCCGGACAGAGGGCAAAACTTATTCTTCAGGTGATTTGTCGTCTGAGGAGGGCGTACAAGTCACTAGTTTCACAGAGGATCTTCATGATGTAACACTTCATTTTCAGATAATGAGGTTTTCTAAACAG ATCTATGTGTGGATTGGATGCAACACAACAAAGTTTGGCCATTTATATGCTGCTGCAACCACTAGGCCG GATAACAGAGTGAGTGTTACCTCTGTACTGGGAGGAACATTTGATAACACCGGATCAAGTATGGCTCGCCGTCTAG TGCTGAAGACCGGTCTGAACATAGTCCTGGCATGCAACATCCCAAAAGACAGCCCCATTCTTGAGGTACTTACAGTTACAG GCTGCTGCGGAGAGGAAGCTGGTGGAGAAGCTGAAAGGTTTGGGCTACATTAA